The Anastrepha ludens isolate Willacy chromosome 2, idAnaLude1.1, whole genome shotgun sequence DNA window ttgttggatttggctcatcttgaaacacccatacagtcgagtgctgtttactttccggctcatacgcgtaaatccatgattcatcacctttcacaatagacgtgtttcgaagccccgcgatcgtatttttcgagcatttccttcgaccaatcgacacgagcctttttttgagcgattgacaaattgtgtgggatccaacgcgaacaaatttttttgacagtcaaatgtttatgcaatattgaatatatgctggtcccactaatgcctaagattgtctcaatttcacgataggtcacatgacgatcttgcaatatcagttcgcgcacagcatcaatggttttcgatacaacaactgattttggacgaacttcacgaaattcgtcttggagtgaactacgaccacgattgaattcaccataccatcgataaacactggtccttgatggagctttatcgcccaaaaatgaattaagttcatcaatgcaatgttgctgagttaatccacgtcgaaagttttaaaaaataatcgcacgaaaatgttcacgatttaattccatttttggaccgagatgaatcttttaagttactgtaaacaatacaaatagcgctggtatttcaaaacgttctgagtacgtaaaagccaaaaaatatcaaactttgcgaaacagctgtcagttgccagattgcaacaccagggttgccaaatcctgacttataaaaggcacccctcgtatatagTGAAGTATGGAGAGATGGCCGATGCCGCAACTCGTGTTCTGCCTCATACACCTCAAAAAACATTCTTTAAGTTCCAGGGATGAAAGTATTGAATGTTAAATAAGTATTATAAATTATTCGTtttcctttaaatatttattttatttacatatttacttaaatatatattaacataCAGGGTAACCCCGACTTGGGATATTTACTTCAGGAAACTCTTTTGTGCAAATAAACAGCAGGCTATTAAAAACGTTTTAGCGGCCGCCGtacccgaatgagttggtgcgagactaccattcggaattcggagagagcgtaggttcgaatctcggtgaaacaccaaaatgaagataacgtgttttctaatagtaatcgcccctcggcaggcaatgtcaaaccttcgagtgtatttctgctatgaaaaactcatcattaaaaatatctgccgttcggatgcacaccacaaataagagaagaagctcggccaaacacccataaTGTGTATAagccccaattatatatatacagtggtcacacaatgtATTCGTAAACCCCGCGTAATACGTAAAACACTTTAgctttgcgcaaaatatttgctgtgactatatacaatatgtacatatttttttgggtCAGTGTAAGAATGTTAAATTTCTGATGAGGGATTCCAAGGAAAGCAGGCAGACGtagcaaaatgctgcaaaacaatTATTCGTACAATTTCAGTTCATGATATTGTTGCTCcaaagtaacagtaaaaatcgtTTGTGCTTTTACTAAGATtgctaaaaatgaaataatatacataGGTTTTCTTGATAGTTTTTCTCGCTgattcagtttcagttgcgTGTAATATTTCGATTGAAAGTGGCAAAATGGGACGAAGTGCGGagaattgttattaaattgtacatagaAACAAGGCTCTGCgcgaaaattgccaaaaaattggcaaatcgcATTATACGGTGCAAagtgttattgctaattacgttaATACTGGTAAATTGAAAGCTAATCATCACCAAGCAGgaaggcgaaaaatattgacttcacgTGCGGAaagcaacatacatatgtatttagtaGCATCAGTCGCGCAAAATCCCAAAATAACCTCCACGATATTATGCCAAAATATTCTAGagtctttgcataaaaaagtatgCCCACAAACAGTGCGTAATTGTCTGCAAAACGCTGgttatcatagcagagtggcACGCCGCCAGCTCTACCtttcagatattaacagaaagaaGAGATTGGAGTTCGCCAAATTCTATATAAATGAGTCAGAttctttttgggaaaacgtcaTATTCAGTTACAAGTCGAAACTTAATGTTTCCGGATCAGATAGGCCTCCaaaagtttggcgaaaagaaaatatagaacaaaatgaataaaatcgtATTCCTAACGTTAAGCACGGAGGAAGAAATGCAATGGTTTAGGGGTGCATAGTTGCACCTGGAAtaggaaaaatggtttttattgatgataagatgcacaaacatctgtatttaaacattttgaagattAATTTGCATGATAGTGCCATTAAACTTAATCTAATCTATTCCATTCATTCAATTCATTCaccttgcatttatttattgctctaaaaattataaaagcattTTATGCAGatacccgactagaaattttggtaaggcggtgattaggcgcaaataaggcagaccgcattccaaatttgcgcctcataaagcagccaaactaggcccaagtcccgaaaggtatcgccacatatctgcctcattaggcgcaggttcgtaaaaccgaacttcggtaatagtccggatgcccttctacaaatcagttagggattccaatttatgcctaagtgagacactgccacagattttcgtgaccacaaccaaatttggtattgttctggcatgccaatctttgccttgcctaacgtgggcctggtaaggtaatagtgaggcgtgcatcagtaaggcctgcctaattcgggcctaactgattcttcggcatgcctcactgtaattctagtcgggtatGTCTAGCATATTGCAAAACGTTAAATGCCCAACGATTTGCTCTACGCTTGCAAGTCTATATCCAGAATTTCATACAGCAATCGATACTTAATTTAGGCACATATCCAATGATTATAGATTTATTAAACGTTTCCCATTGCAAAAATTTCGTGTTCTTCGTATTTTCTTtcgtatttttatatacatttggatCATAAAAGGAAGTAAAAAAGTGTCCTCAGATTATATTAAGGTTGTAACAAACGCAATTTTGACTCACGAATACAAGATGAGAGTTGAAAGTTCAAAGCCGTAGGGCTTTGGAGCCGCTCGTATGTGATCAAACAACTTTATACGAGTGTTTAATTTTAGGTAAACTTGTCTAATCACCGAGTGGGAACATACAACTCTGTAGTGCCTGTAAAGCATGTGGATCATAGCGCGTAAACGTCTCACTAGAATGATACAAATTAAGAGGGAAGAAGCATGGTATTACGAAATTGTTCCTAAGGTCCGTTAACTTAATCGAATAATGGCTTGGAATGACATTTTCCATCTCAAAAGGATTGACTATGTGAATATTttactaattattatttattattttcactgcTATCAGCGGTCAGTGTTTGTTTTGGTTTGTAGATAACCAGTAgctatttttctgaaaactttaTCAGAAGTTAACATTAAGAAATCACGTTTTGATCCATTTTCCGATTATGTTCTGATTAAACCCTTGATCAGACTTTGAACAAACGGCCCAAAGGCTGTAGAATAATCTTCTCTGGAGTTGTTAAGAATTGCGTAGATCTATGGCAAGGCTTATAGTGTTCAGATAACTGCAAAACTCTTTcaaacatatatacgtacacatATATTCGAGTGAGTATATGTGTTGAGTGTTGAGTgagcgcgacgcagtttggagattactttttttgccatattacatacaacGGACCAATATTCTTCGGACTCTATCATAATAtcgactaggttatcagccgtaattggcttccccaccctagtgcttagtTCCTCCCTTTCTAAGGCAAATCGCGGACAGCcaaacaaaacatgttctgcgaCTTCTGCAGTTGGTGCACAATGGgaacagtacgggtcgtcttcgtgcttaaacctgTATAAGTAGGACTTGAAGCACCCATGTCctgtcagtatttgggtcaggtAGTAATCTAACTGTCCATGTTCACGGTTAATCCATTTGGAAATTATGGGAATCAaacggtacgtccagcgtccgttgGGAGACGAGCTCCATTTTTCCTGCCATGAACGCTGGCTACGCTCTCTTGCTATCCTGCGTATTGTCACCCGCTCTGAAGTAgcttttttttgtagatttcagCATACTCTGTTGCCATTAGGTTGATTGGGAGTATCCCTGTTATAACCATAATGGCGTCTTCCGATACCGTgcgaaacgcgcagcacactaTGAGGGCATTCAATCGGTACACCGATTTCATACACTTCACATACGAGCTGTAGTTTGTGgcttccgcccatgctggagctgcgtacagcaaaatcgatgaAACCACAGTATTAAGAAGTCTCCTGCtgttttgcctagggcctctaACATTCATCATTAGTCGTGTTAGCGCAGATACTGCTTCTGCTGCCCTGCTGCTTGCGTACACCAAGTGCTCTTTGAAATTGGGCCTACGGTCAATTATTACGCCCAGGTACTTAATGAATGGCTTCGGTTCTATACCATGGTCGCCCACCATTATATTAGCTGACTCCACAATCTTTCTGCTGCTAATTAATACTACTTCAGTTTTATGgtccgcaagagttagaccacTGTTGCATAACCATCTCTTTACCATGCCGACAGCCTGGTTGCATGTTTCTTCGGCTCGACGGAGAGTTTTGGCCACGACCACAACAGCTATGTCGTCAGCAAATCCAATGATTTGCGACCCTAGAGGCATACAGAGGCGCAAGACTCCATCGTACATGACGTTCCAAAGTAAGGGTCCCaggactgagccttgtggaactcccCCAGTTATTTTGTGCTCTTTTACCCCAGCATCGGTTTTATAGCGAAGGGTTCTGTCGGAAAGGTAACTGGCGACAATCCTGCGACCCTATGTGTTGAGTGTGTGAATATCTATGTGATGGAATCATACTCACATAAatgcaaacatttatttaatatattaaagctAATGAAAGCAgtgtgaatataaaaatttatttcaaacagAAAATATGACCGTCCAACGCCAAAGCGGCTCGATCAGACGACTTATAAATActcataaaaatttatgttgATACCAAACTATCTCCATAAAAGTAAGTAGACAAATAAttatgattcaataataaataatatcaatTGAATCAAGACAAATACTCGTAATGATGTGTGTTCTCTGCTTTCAAGCCCCGACTTTGATTAAACAATTTTGCCTGTTAAATTcgcttttgatatatttattatttcaattatttcaagtttattattattagtcaacaaaaacaaccataTTCGTTGGTCTATCACATTCCGGATATGTTTAaacaaactatttaaaattatttcgtaTTATGCTTGAACGATCGAAGAAGGTAAATAGGAAGCATTTGGAGAGCTAATAGTACGTGGCGCCTGGTAAGTGGCCTGCGACGCAAAATTGTGGACTGGTGCAGAACCACCATCGTGCGATTGAGAATTTCCACCCAATTGGTCGTATTGAGATTGAATTGCGCGATGAGCGTTGATCGCATCCTCTGCCGTTCGATACTTGACGAAATGCACCTCTGGCTTATGGCTCTGGACATCATGCTGAGCCTGCAATTTGTTGGCTAAATCACTCAAATCGGCTTGTTTTTGTAAAACGTAAATGGCGGTTTTCTGTTCGGCAGCTTGTCTGGCAAGGTTGAGCGCAGCGTTCTCCAAACCATTAGTCTCTGGGCCCTTGATGAGGACGAcacgcaggttctttttcaatgATGTGACAATTTGCTCGCTGCCAGCCGGTTCATTGAAGTCTTCTTCGTTAGCGGTGTAGGTGTAAAAAACCTTGTCGAATTCAGTAGCGGGTGCAGAGTAAGAAGGTGAATCCGAAGTCGCAGCCCCATTGTCACCTGCCaaatcattttttccgccagGGCCACCTAGTCCACGACTACTATCGTTGAGATCAAAGGAGATACCGGCGTTTGAGTGTTCTTTGGGATAATAATTGTAGCCCTGTATATCCGCCCAGGCAACGGCAATCAAGCACAGGACGATAAAAGCAcgcatatttattaaatattattgtactaATAGTATTTTATGgcgctaaaacaaaaacaaaaaatgcgatACGACTCAGAAATGGTTGAGTTTGGAATGATTTCTTTTCCACTATGCACTAACTTTTATACGGAATGAAGATACCTATTTTTAAATGgcgaaaaagtatataaaatgcattcaatattgcaatttatggttttattttttatgaaatgcaTAAATGTATAAACAATATTTACACAATTGCTTGAAACAATACTCCTCTTGGCAATATTTGGATAACGAATTGTATTTATATGCAGATTATTGGAGCGCCACTCGTTACTCGGCCGTTTTgcgaattaattattaaaattattttatcatgCTGCATTATTGTAGTCtacagtttaattttttatgatcaTTAGTGTCGAATTAATCACTTTTGTTAACAATAAGGTGTGAATTAGCAAAAAATGTTACGTCAAAAATCTAAAGATTTCTTTTAACTAATTCTTcttctaatttaaaattttgaagttaaGAGAGAGCTATCAATGCagctaaattttcataaaaaatattaaaatattatgtgttgttgttgttgttgttaaggtGGTTGAGCATTTCTGAGCTGAatatgctcctaattagtgaccagcaccgttttactaccactatctcgtgtgatgatgatgtttttttttgtttttttttttttttctagtcagatccatttagtgaggtccaagtatagcagcaaatcctttatctcgatgtttgagatctccttaatttgctgtaggaaaggcttaccgaaggatcggagtcgtgccctggctagtaccggacattcacataaatagtggaaaagactttccttcgccccttccgcttgacagcttctacagataggattgaagggtagattgagtctagctgcatgatcccctactttccaatgtcctgtaagggttgcagtgatgcgtgaaatatttggccgagaacatcctagcaggtcattcgtcccttggattttgtatgacggccatgtgttttttgttgtaatacatgtaggtatttgcttccatcttctttcggctaaagcatgatagtgtgaagcaatggatgcttttagtgtgttcagtggggtggagactgccaccgcctctgctatatCTAGTGTCGAACCCTTTTTTGCTAGCTCATCTGCCatctcattgccccgtatgttcctatgaccgggaacccatatcagggtaatttaaggccaatggctgagcagtttcagctcctctctacactgtaggaccagtttggatgaaatgtagttggagtctaaggccttaatagctgcttgactgtgtTATTCCTCAAatgtttttaatgcaatgtttcatttaaaatagGTATTTTTCGATACTTTGGAAAGTTACAGAACCGCAACCGAGTACAGACCGTATAATCACATAGACCAATAAACTTACTACGGACAGTATCAATAAAAAGTTACTGCATGACTGACTAAGCTAAATTCTGTGGCAAAAACGTACCCTATGACCAGAAGTaccggaaatgtttaaataaaacaaaacagagttaaattccaagcaaatttattttatctccttcataATATGAAAGTACAGCGTAGTgtgccttaaattgtttaacaCGAATTATGCGCGCAATGCTCCTACTGCCCGCGCATTAAaagaattcaatgagatctcgacTCCTATCCCGCTAAACTTTTCGGTGTGAAAGaattaattttatgaatttctaaactcgttttttttttaattatttatttaactatctgcagtaatttaagctcatattagCTCTAAATGGTCCATAAAaactataattatattttagacTTGAAATACACGAAAGTAGCTGTAGACGCttggaaggcaaaaaaaaaacaaatgactgCAAAACTGATATTTCTGGAATGTTGGAAGTTATAAACGTTCTTCAGAAACCACGCCTTAACAATTCTCCAAGTTTCCTTAAAGAAATCATTATACTTTAACAAAGACTGCTCATGCGGCATTACACTAAACCCATCTCCATATGCTGGCATTTCAAGCTTTCTtaaaacatacaaaatataaCAAGACAGCATACAATAAGATATCCAACAATGTACCGAACTAAACTAAGCATACATGCCAAATTTAGTAACTTGTTGCCAGAATGTAAATTTCACTTGGTCTTAGGTCGTGGGTGCTGATTTAACTAAATTCgccatctctcaaacgcttagCTTTTTTAAGTTGCTGTAGTCCCGTAAATCTTTCAGCAAATTGGATGTACTAATAATATTGTGAAAGTTTGTCTTTTCAACATTACATCCGTGTTACAAGTGGAAAATGATATAAGCAAAACAGACAAAGTGCATGGAGAGACATAAACAATACAAAATCGCATAGGCATATCAGATCTAGTAAACAACCGCGACACTTTTATGGATatcattttgttaaaatttacagTTGACAAAACAATTCTGTTCACTTTATTGCCAACTTcagatttaattaaatatacaaaattcaacACATAGCAAGGACTTAtggtatacacatacacatgtatgaaatttcaaatacaGTAGTGTGCATAACTAAATGCACGCCAGCTACCAGCCATAAATGTAGTTAACCGCTGGGTTGCGTTCATTTGCGGAGCGGTAGGAAAACTGGCTAATTTTGTTTTAGCCGCTTGCAAATATTAACCATTTTTATTATACACGTATGATACGTCATCTACCTGGCACTAATAAATATAACTAAACTGTAGCTGGACTAATCTAATTTCCCTTCCTTTGGCTTGTGTTATGacgaatatgtaaaaaattttacgttCTGAAGCGGTTAGTGCAAGATATTTGTTAAGTAAAtcgtaaaatcagtttttttttttattttttgtctttcaataataaatttaaaaaatacacaaCACGTGACTATTTCCACAGGAAAAGCATGTAGTAATgtcataattaaaatttgtttaaatataaaatattattttaaataattcacgtaattctattaatgaaaaaaatctctCAAATAAACAGTAAAATGAAAGTCCACTTAAATCTTTTCCATACATATACAGTGAGTTAAAAAAGTTTTGGCATACTCGAAAAATCACAGTTCTCAGTACTTtaacttttcttctaatgaaaatatacataaatagaagacgatattttctaaatgtatttatttattacgtatctgaacaaaacaaaaattaatttcgacttaagtttacaagctcaaccttgaaaggtaaaataaggcacaaattcacatcaaaaaagtattggcacattcTTTATGTTAGCTTATGTTTTTGGCGTTGTAACGGTAAACTCCCGTTATTTTCACTCTTGCTTTTTTACTTATTCGTATGTTTTAGGAACTGCTTACGGTCGCAATCACTTTTGATCGCGATTTCAACGGATGTAGACCAAAATGGGCCGTGGTGCTGAAATTTCCCTAGAACATTTCGaaggtaaaaaagaaaaagaggcTAAAATTTGCTAAACATCATTTCAATAAGCCCAACGCTTTTTGGAACACCACcatatttagtgatgaatcaaaatttaatttatttggatcAGATGAAGCACAAAAGATTTGGCGAAAGCCAAACAAAGAGCTTCAAAAGAACAATCTGCTCAAAACAGTTAAACACGGTGGAAGAAATGTGATGGTTTCTGGGTGTTTCACGGCATCTGGTGTCGGAAAGCACGTGTTCATAGATGAGACAATGGAAAAGCATGTGTATCGCGACATTCTTAAAGAACATTTAAGTCCAAGTGTCGAAAAACTGGGCCTTAATGGAACAACTTGGcaatttcaacaagataatgacccaaaacaTTAGTCTTATCTTGTGCAGGAGTAGTTGATATATCATTGCAAATAGCTCAAAACGATCGCCGGACTTAAATCCTTCAAGGACTTAATCGGTCAAAGGATTCTCTAAAAGAGGCAATAATTGCTGAATGGAATAAAGTAACACCTTCCGAAAGTTCAAATCTGGTAAATAGTATGAAGAGACATTTGCAGGCCGTTATGCAGTCTAAAGGAGGACGCACAAAGTATTAGCGCGTTACAGCTGCAATGGAGCAAGCTGATTAAGCTacctgtgccaatacttttttgatttgaatttgtgccttattttacctttcaaggttgagcttgtaaacctaagtcgaaattaattttttttgttcagatgcgtaataaataaatacatttagaaaatagcgttttttatttttttatactttcattagcagaaaagttatagcactgagaactttgatttttcgagtgtgccaatacttttttgacttactatatacatattaaaGCAATCatacaaaaaatctaaaacagaaaaacaaaaaccaatttatTTTGCTGCAAATCCATAGAATCACAAGCGTAATAGAGGAAGCAATCGGAAAGAGGAAAGTATGTCCTTCGATATTCCTTGATGCTCTTCAAGCCTTCGATAAGGTGTGGAATGACGGACTACTTCCGAAGCTAAATATCTTGTTACAAAAGGAATTTTCGGACATTTTAACTTCATGTCTAAGAAATATATACTTCAGAATCAGGTGCGATGGCACCTATTCAAACATAAACCAATAAATAGTTCACTGATATTCTGAAATCGTACATATCCAATAGGTACTTCAGAGTATAGTAAAAACGCGCGTATTCGAGAATGAGGGAAACATCGGTCGGAGTACCACAAGACAGTATGATCGGATCGGTGCTGTATTTATACTTACTCCTCCTCAGACCTGCCAGTACCGAAAACATGCAAGTAGCTACATTTGCTGACGATACTTACATATATCTTAGGTGTTGGTTTAACCGAAAGCGAATCTATAATGAAATTGCAGATATCCATTCACGAAGTTGTTACAAGGACTGAAAATTGGAATATACAATTGAATGAAGCTAAATCATTGCATGTGGATTTCGCAACAAgcaaatgtacttatatattatataaatctgTGAGTTATAGTGCCATACGTCATTAGGACCAAGCATCTAGGCTTAGCTTTAGATGCAAATCTCAAGTTGAAAGAGTACATCAAAAATGCAAAAGCTTCAATGGTTAATTGGTAGAAATTCTTAGCTAAGAAAACAAGCTCCTCATTTACAACCAATGTGAGCCTATGGTCTTCAATTATGGAGATGTACCGCAAAGACCAAAATTGATGTCATACAGCGTTTCCAAAACAAAGCAATCAGGGCAATCTTTAAAGCTCCGTGGTACCTGAAGTACCGTGAAGATCTGCACAAAGATTTTACCATAAAAACTGTATCCCATTTAGTCAATTTCTTTGCCAGGAAACATGCTGAAAGGACAAAAACACACGTTAATACATTCGTACTAAACGATGAAGGAACACGAAGATTAAGAGAAAAATGTCAAGACCTAGTTGTCAATACTACGAGTATTAGTATTAAACTACGTGTAATGTTTTGGATGTTAATTATACTTATagcatttcaataaataaataaaagagagaaaaaaccAATAACCCCTGGAGCTCCACTCGGAAGTATCCTTGGACCcatattttatgtgtttttcaCATCTTAATTTCCGGTTTATAAAAATAGAATAGCGGCTACCTTCGCTGATGATACGTGAGTTTTAGCAATTGGTGATGGTGAGACGCAGTACACTCGTGAATGGACTATGAAATGGCGTATAAAACTTAATGACACTAAATCAATCCATGAAGATTTTACcaataaaaaaatccaatatCGCAAAGCCATTAGAAATGACGATTGCTGCAAAACTCTGCTGGAAAgagcacataaaaataaaacaccgaGAATTATATTTGAAAGAATTTAACATTTTGAAAACAAGTTTATAAAAAGCACAGTAAATGCAGCATGGTATGTGAGGAGCAATGACTTACATCGTGCCTCAAGATCAATGTCAAATATTATGATGCAGCTTATACTGAGGTAGAGGCATACGAGGATGTTACGAATGGAACGGCCTTTAGtcagaaataaaagaaagatattacaaaaaatattgcattatcCGTAGAGTTACATGATCCTCTACTCAAACGTCCACCTGTGAAAGATAGAGGTGTTAAGAAGCTGTTTGCTGTCAATACAGATTTCATCGGAAGCATTCAGTTCTTGATGTAACGCATGTTTTAGTCACgaacttgttgttgttggtatagCCTTCCGCCTCAACTGGGACACCCCATTCCCGGGGTGTAAGCCTTTTTCGGAAAAGTGATCCGAGTTCCCAAAATATACTTCTGGCAATACATCTGCAGTTATCATGCACGCGGCCATCTAGTTTGCTCGCATATATGGCACCGCCGGGAGTGGTACTGCTAGTTCTTTCGCAGTTGCTTCTTGAATTTTTCCGACCTCTAACCA harbors:
- the LOC128858231 gene encoding uncharacterized protein LOC128858231, with the protein product MRAFIVLCLIAVAWADIQGYNYYPKEHSNAGISFDLNDSSRGLGGPGGKNDLAGDNGAATSDSPSYSAPATEFDKVFYTYTANEEDFNEPAGSEQIVTSLKKNLRVVLIKGPETNGLENAALNLARQAAEQKTAIYVLQKQADLSDLANKLQAQHDVQSHKPEVHFVKYRTAEDAINAHRAIQSQYDQLGGNSQSHDGGSAPVHNFASQATYQAPRTISSPNASYLPSSILKQLRF